In Flavobacterium sp. GSB-24, the genomic window TGTACAATTGCATTTTGATTACTAAATGCCCCTGATTCTAATTTGATTTTATCTCCCACTTGAATTGCCGAAACAGTTACATCACTAATATTAGGAGCTTTAAGGCTCTTTTTTATAATTTCTATTTCTTGATCTTTTACAATAGCTGGTTTGCCTAACCAAAATAGATATCTCACGACACCTGCTACCTGAAAAACCGAATTCCTTTCAGAATCTGATAACTGAACAAAAACATACGAATTAAAAAGTGGAACTTCAATCTTTTTCTTTCGATCTGACCATTGTTTAACTTGAGTAATTAGAGGGCAATAGGTTTCTATACCCAATTGACTCAGCTTATCTGCAACTTTTTTTTCCCATTTAGGTTTTGTATAGACTACGTACCAATTCATTTTTTTATTTATAACGAAGTAAAACTCACTACTACTTCACATTTTCCACTTTCACTTCACTACAAAATCAATTTAAGAACCTATTCCATTATAAACAAAGCCAATTGATTCTAATTCTTTACCATTTAAAATATTTCTTCCGTCAAAAACAAATGCGGGCTTATGCATAGAGTCATAAATTTTTTTCCAATCGTACGTTGTAAACTCATCCCATTCTGTTAAGACTGCAATAGCATGAGAATTTTTACAGGCTTCATAGGCATTATCGAAAACATTTAAAGCATTTGCATTTTCATCTGCTATTCTTGTTTCTAAATAATTTAAATCGGAAAGCATTTTATTTCTTGAAACTTTTGGATCGTAAACTGAAATTTTAGCTTGTTCATTGATTAAGTCATCCGCAACATAAATCGCAGCAGATTCTCTAGTATCATTTGTATCTTTTTTGAAAGCCCAGCCTAAAAATGTAATTTTCTTATCGGCTACTGTATTATATAATGTTTGAACAATTTTATTCGAAAATCTTCTTTTTTGATGATCATTCATAATAATTACCTGCTCCCAATAATCTGCAACTTCATTTAATCCATATGATTTTGCGATGTAAACCAAATTCAGAATATCTTTCTGAAAACAAGAGCCACCAAAACCTACCGAAGCTTTTAGAAATTTTGGACCAATTCTGCTGTCCATCCCAATTGCTCTCGCAACTTCATTTACATCTGCACCTGTTTTTTCGCATAATTCCGACATTGCATTGATGGACGAAATTCGTTGTGCCAAAAATGCATTTGCAGTAAGTTTAGACAATTCTGAAGACCAAACATTTGTTGTCAAAATCTTGTCTATATTTACCCAATTTGCATAAACATCAACTAGTGCTTGAATTGCTTCTTGACCTTCTGGAGTTGTATCTCCACCAATAAGAATTCTGTCAGGATTTAATAAATCTGTAACTGCTGTTCCTTCTGCCAAAAATTCAGGATTAGATAAAATCTGGAATTGAACTCCATTTCCTGTATTATCTAAAATACTTTTAATTGCTTCAGCCGTTCTAACTGGTAAAGTCGATTTTTCAACAACTATTTTATTTTGCTTTGCAACTCTCGCGATTTGTCTTGCACATAATTCGATATATTTTAAATCTGCTGCCATACCTTTTCCTTTTCCATAAGTTTTGGTTGGCGTATTTACCGAAATAAATATCATTTGAGCTTCGTCTATTGCTTTATCAACATCAGTAGAAAAAAACAAATTTCTTCCTCTTGCTTCCGAAACAATTTCAGAAAGTCCCGGCTCATATATTGGAATATTTTCAGGATTTGGATCATTCCAGTCTGCAATTCTTTGTTCATTTAAATCGACAACTGTAACTTGAATATGTGGACATTTTTGAGCAATTACTGCCATTGTAGGCCCACCAACATATCCTGCACCAATGCAGCAAATTTTTGTAATTTTCATTTGATCTATTATTATCTTGATCTAGTTTATTTTAAATTATTCCAATACCACTCAACAGCTTCTTTTAATCCATCTTGTAAAGAATATTTTGGATTGTAGCCTAGTACTTTTTTTGCTTTTTCAATACTTGCCAGCGAATGTGGAATGTCGCCAGCTCTATTTTCTCCATAAACAACTTGAACGTCATTTATCTTTGGATCGAATTCAGATAAATATTCTTTTAAATATTTAACTAAATCATTTAATGTGTTTCTATCTCCGAACGCTGTATTATAAACAGAATTAACTGCTTCTGGATTTTGACTCGTCATTGCCAGCTCATTCATCTGAATCACATTATCTATATATGTAAAATCACGAGAATAATTTCCGTCACCATTAATTATCGGACTTTCGTAATTCATGAATTGCATGACGAATTTCGGTATTACAGCTGCATAAGCTCCATTGGGATCTTGCTTTCTTCCGAAAACATTAAAGTAACGCAATCCAATTGTTTCTAATCCATATGTTTTACTGAAGATTTCAGCATATAATTCATTCACATATTTAGTAATAGCATAAGGAGATAATGGTTTTCCAATTACCTCTTCTACTTTTGGCAATCCTTCAGAGTCTCCGTAAGTTGAAGAACTAGCAGCATATACAAAACGTTTTACTTTTGCATCACGAGCCGCAGTAAGCATATTTAAAAAACCAGAAACATTTACATCGTTTGTAGTGATAGGATCTTTTATTGATCGAGGAACAGATCCTAAAGCTGCTTGATGCAGAACGTAATCTACTCCTTCAACAGCCACATTACAATCTTCAAGATTTCGAATATCTCCTTCAATTAATTTAAAATCAGGATTATCTAAAAAATCTTTTAAATTATGGCGATGCCCAGTCGAAAAATTATCTAAACAAATTACTTTATGACCACATTTTAAAAAATACTCCGTCAAATTTGAACCGATAAATCCAGCTCCACCTGTAATTAAAATTATATTTTTTGCTGTGTTTTCCATTAACCAAAAGATTAGCTTTTTCTAAATCTATTTAAAAGTGTTTGCCAAAAACCAATTTTCACTTCCTCTTCATGATAACCGTTTGAATAAGCACCATAGCCATATCCATACCCGTAAGCTGTACCGTATTTAGCTTTATTTTCATAGCCATTTAATACAATACTAACATTATTTAATTCTCCACGCTTGATTCTCGTATTTAGCAACGTAATCATTTCCTTTTTGGTATAATTCTGTCTAACAATATACAATGTTACATCTGCAAACTGAACTAATTCTAATGAATCGGCAACTAAACCGACTGGAGGTGTATCCAAAATTACATAATCATACTTCTGCTTTAATTCATCAATTAATTCCTTCATAGCATCACTTAATATAAGCTCAGAAGGATTTGGCGGAATTGGACCAGAAAGGATCACATCTAAATTTGGAATTTGAGTTGAATTGGTAATTTCCTCTAAACTATTTTGCTTAATTAAATAATTAACAACTCCTAAAGGTGTTGTCAATTCAAACTCATCTGCTAATCTAGGTTTTCTTAAATCTAAACCAACAATTACAGTTTTCTTTTCACTTAACGCAAAAACTGTTGCAATATTTATAGAACAAAATGTTTTTCCTTCACCACTAATTGAAGAAGTAATCATTAAAGTTTTTGATCCGCTTACTTGTTGTTTTTTATATAAAAACTGAAGAGAAGATCGTATTCCTCTAAAAGCCTCAGAAAGAGCAGACTTAGGTTTATCGAATACCGCTAAACTTTTTGAGTCTTTATTTATACCAATTACTCCAAGCAATGGTATTTGAGTTAATTTACTAATATCTTCTGTATTCTGAATAGAATTATTAATGAAGAATATTGCAAAAACAAACAATAAAGGAATTAAAGTCCCTAAAAATAGAGCCATTACATAATTCACAGAAGTTTTAGGCCCAATTAAGCCTCCTCCAATATCTTTTGCCGGATCAATAAAATGGATATCTGATAAATTAGAAGCTTTTACAATTTCTGCTTCATTTCTCTTTTGAAGAAATTCAGTATAGATATTATCATTTAAATCATATTTCCTTTTGATTTTAAGCAGTTCTTGCTGTTCAGCAGGAAGTTTTCGAACAGTGCTTTCTGCTTGGCCAATTTTCGCATTTACTAATGACAAATCATAAAGTAATGACGTTTTTGCTGTCGCAATATTCTCTTGAAGCACATTTTTTACAGCTTCCATTTGATTGTCAAAATCTTTAAAGATTTTTTCACTTTTTACAGCATAAGCCATTTCTGATCTTTGAGTGGAAAGCGCAATTAACTTTGAAACACTCGCGACAATATTTGGATCTTCAATTCCTGCTACTGAAGGCGCTGGTAATCTAGAATAATCATTACTGCTGTTTAAATATGATTTTAACGAATTGTAATATGCTATTTTTCGAGTTACTTCATCTTTCTCAACATCAAAATTCATTATTTTGTCTGAAACTTTAGAACCGCCATCTTCTATTTGAAAAATGTTTTTATCTTTTTGAAAAGATTTCAGTTCATTACCAGTTTGTTTCAACTGGGATTCCATCGCAACTAGAGTGCTATCAATGAATCGAATAGTATTTGTTGCAAATTGATTTTTACCATCTAACTGAATTTTGATAAGCATTTTCACAGTCGAATTTAAATAATCAACCATTCTAGCTTTATTTGTTCCCTGCATCGACAATGTCAGCAATGAACCACTTCCTTTATCACCTTCAACATTTATTCCTCTATATGCGGCCACAGTTCCGTCAAAATCATTGAATTTGACAAAATATTCTTTCCCTTTATAGAAACCTGGATTATCGTTTATTTGAAGTTTCCAGTTTAAGAAAGGAAGATTAACATGTTCTCCTACTTTATATCTTTTTGAAAAATTTCCCGGTTGTACAGAAGTATTGCTATAAGTATTTGTACTATATGTAATTAAGGAAACAGAATTACCTTCAAACGGAATTTGAATTTGATATTCATTTTCACTCAAGAACTTAATGCTTATTAATGTATTGGCTAACTGTCCTTTTGATTTATCAATATCTATATAAAAAGGAACAGCTCCATAAGAATCAATAAAATTATATTTTCCCTGCTCTAAATAATCGATATAAAATTGCAGTTTGTCAACTACCAATTCATTATGAGATCTCGATTTTAGAATAGTAGAAATTCCATTTACCTGATCTGAGATTCCCCCCCAGTTAAAAACTAAACTTGTATTTGAAGTAAAAAACGGATTACTTTCTTCTTTAATAGAAATCATAGTCTGCATTCCGTAAATTTTCTCTTTACGAATGTTTACTTGATAAGCTATTGTAAATGCAATAATTAAACTAATTAAAAACCATTTCCAATAACTGGCAATTTTTAACAAAAATCCCTTAAAATCAAAATTGGAATGATTCTCAAAAATGGAAAAATCTTTAATATCTAACATTTTCTAAATCTTTTAATTTTTGATAATAAGATAAACTGTTGTTGCTAAAGATAACAATGTAATGATGGTTCCAATTGACTGTATACCTGTTTGACCAGTTCCCCATGTTTTTTGCCTTAACGGTTTTACATAGATATAATCGTTTGGCTGTAAATAATAATAGGGTGATTTCATCACATTTATATCTGTTAGATCAATATCGTTCATTTGCACACCTGTGGGCGTTTGACGAATTACAGTTACTGACTTTCTATTACCTACAGTAGTAATATCTCCAGCATTGGCAATAGCTTCTAGAATAGTTACATTATCTTTAAATAATGTTTTTGTGCCTGTACTTCCAACTTCTCCGTTAATTGTATATCGAAATCCTGCTAATTTTACGGTAACAAAAATATTAGCTTCGCTTTTGAAATATTCTTCAAGTAATTTCTTTTCAATTTTTACACGAACTTCATCAAGAGTATAACCAATTACATTTATTTCCCCTAAAATTGGCATTCTTATATTTCCGTGATCATCAACTGTAAATCCGTCAAAATATAGACCAGATTCCGATTTTGAGGTTTGGGCACCATCGACCGTATTGGTTGTATTAAAAATAGAAACCAACTTGGGATCAATTGCTTTTATAGTAACACTTAAAACATCATTAACCTGTAATCTGTATGGTTTTGATTCTACTGCAGCAATAGAACTCTGCTCACTTGAAGTACTTTTATCCTGAAGATAAACTAAATCTTTAATCGGAATGCAAGACGTAAATAATACCGAGATTAATAAGAATAGATAAAAGCTGTTTTTTGTCATTAGTCTAATTTTAGCACAAATATAGTTTTTCCTTTAATCTATAGAAAAAACGTAATTATTATTTGGGGGTTAATTATTTTTAAAAGTTTTTTCGAAAGGAACTCTGTGTAAAATACTTCTTCCTAGTGTTACTTCATCAGCATATTCTAACTCGTCTCCAACAGATATTCCTCTTGCAATTGTTGAGATTACAATATCCGAATTTCCAATTTGTTTATAAATATAAAAATTCGTTGTATCTCCTTCCATTGTTGAACTTAGAGCAAAAATAATTTCAACCACTTTCCCAGATTTCACCTTTTCAACCAAACTCGAAATATTTAGCTGATTTGGCCCAACTCCTTCAATAGGTGAAATTTTCCCTCCAAGGACATGATAAATTCCTTTAAACTGGCCAGTATTTTCTATCGCCATTACATCTCGAATATCTTCAACAACACATATTGTCTCATGATTTCTAAGATGATTGGCACATATTTCGCAAATTTTAGTATCAGAAATATTATGACAGCTTTCGCAAAACTTAATATCCTCACGCATATTTAATAATGCTTGAGACAAAAAAGAGGTTTGTTCCTTGGGCTGTTTAAGCAGATGAAGAACTAATCGAAGTGCTGTACGTTTACCAATTCCTGGTAATTGCGACATTTCGTTAACCGCTTTTTCAATTAATTTTGATGAAAATTCCATGACGACAAAAGTAATACTTTTAATGGTTTAGCTGGCATTGGTACAATTAAATTGAATACCAATAAATACTGCAAATTAATTATAAAACAATATCTATTTGATCAAAGTGAATCTCGTTGCAAAGTAAACCGCTAAGTATTTTAATATTGATTTGTTGCTAATAAAACCAGTGTACAAGCTACTTCTACTTGAATATCATTCAATTCTAATAACTGATATAATTCTGGATTTTCAGTTCCTGGATTAAAGACAACTCTTTTTGGTTTTGCTTCAATTATATAATTATAATAATCTCTCTGACGACCTGGATTCAGATATAAAGTAATTGTATCAATGTTTTTTACTGGTATTGCTTTAGTCTGAATTTTTACTCCGGCTACCTCTCCTGCTTTTTGACCAATCGCTAAAACAGAATGTCCTTTTCCTACGAGCATATTTACAGCTCTGTATGAATAACGCTCTGGATTTGTCGATGCTCCTATAACTAATGTTTTTTTACTTTTCATTGTTTTCATTTAGATTGCAAAAGTAATCAAAAAGAACCATTTAATCTTTATGTCTTTGACTCAGAATCAACAACAATTAAAAACATTATCCTAACATTATTTCTTATAAAAACATCAAAAAATAACTACTTTTACTTTATTAACCCAAACCAATATGGAATTATTTATTTACTTATTTGCTGCTTTGTTCTCTGTACTAAACCCAATTGGAACCGTACCTATTTTTGTCGGACTAACCCAACACGATTCACAAAAAGAAAGATCCCGAATCTCACTTTGGACTGCTATTAATGTTTTCATAATATTATTGGTTTCCTATTTCATAGGACAATATGTATTGACTTTTTTTGGAATCAGCATTGATGCTTTAAGAATTGCCGGCGGAATTGTTATTGTGAATTCTGGCTTTTCTCTGCTCTCAGGAAAATTCAATAAAAAACGAGGAATCAATAAAAAAATTGAAAATGAAGCACAACAAAGAAATGACATTGCTCTAACGCCTTTAGCAATTCCGATGCTTGCTGGTCCTGGTTCAATGTCACTTTTAATTGCTTTTTATCAAGAACACCATGAAATCCATGAAATAATAATTTCATCATTGGCTATATTAGCAATTGCAGTAGCAATTTTTGTAATACTAAAAAGCGCTCATTATTTAGCTAGAATTCTAGGAGCTTCTGGTATAGTTGCTATTTCTAGAATTGTTGGTTTTATAGTAATTTCAATTGGAATTCAGTATATCGTAAGTTCAATAGTAAATATTATCAAAGGAAATTTGATGTAAAAAAAATATAATTGAAATAAAAAAGGGATAAAATCATATTTTTGATTTTATCCCTTTTTTAATCTTTTATGTTTCTAACTTCTAGGCAAGAAAACTTCAGCCATCATACATCTGGCACTTCCGCCGCCGCAAGCCTCGATTGTATCTAAACTTGAACTTAAAATTTCAGCATGATTTTCTAATTGAGCAATTTGCTTAGAAGTTAAACTTTGATGCGCCGACGCACTCATGACAATATAGCGCTTATCATCGTTTCCTCTGACTTCTAACATATTTCCAGCAAAATTATTTACCTGGGCTTCGGTTATTAAAATGATTTCTTTCTGATCCTGTTTAAGATTATCCAGAACCATTTTACGTTCTTTTTTATCGTCAATACAATCTGCGCAGATAACAGCAAAAGTCTCGCCCAGACACATCATTACATTTGTATGGTAAATTAGTTTACGCTCGCCGTCAACAGTCTGAAAAGCTTCAAAAATTACAGGGGCATAATCAAAATCTTCACAGAATTCTATAAACAATTCTTCATCTGCTCTTGGCGATAAGGCGCAATATGCTTTTCCATTGGCTCTGTCTAATAATAAACTTCCTGTTCCTTCTAAGAAAATACCATCTTCTTCTGCAGAAGTATAATCCATTATATTGGTGATCTCGAATCCTTTTTCTTCTAGAGTATCTAAAATATCTTCGCGGCGTTCCTGGCGGCGGTTCTCAGCAAACATTGGGTAAAGCGCAACATCGCCATTTTCATGAAATGAAACCCAGTTGTTTGGAAAAATACTATCCGGGGTATCTGTTTCTAAAGTATCTTCAATAACCGTTACATCAACGCCAACAGCTCTCAGTTTCTCAACAAAAGCATCAAATTCCTGCTGGGCTTTAGCGTTAACGGTGCTTGGCAATAATCCGTCTAATACTTTTTGGTAATAATTATTTACAGCCGTCTGCTCATTCATTCTAAAAGCAACTGGACGAATCATTACGATTGCATTTGTTGTTTGTCTCATTTTATTTATCTTTTTTGTTTCAGGTTTCAGGTTTCAAGTTTTAATCGTGAAACCTGAAACTTGAAACTTATTTTTCTAGTCTCTAATTAATGGAAGTGTTGAACATCTCAATAAACCCTCCTGCTTTGCAATTTCAGCATACGGAATTTCTTCCACAGTAAATCCGTTTGAACGAAGCCAGTTATTTAATCGGGTAAAATTTTTCTCAGAAACCACAATATCTTTATCAATCGAAAATACATTGGAAAACATATTGTACATTTCTTCTCTTTCGATATGAAATAAATTTTCTTTCCCGAATAAATTTACCAAATACAGATAATCTGCTTCTTCACGAAAACCTCTTTTATAAATTATTCCTTTGTCTTTTCCAACCGGCTGAAAACAACAGTCTAAGTGTAATGCATTGTCGCGGGCTTCTAATTTGGATTTAACCAGATCAAATTCTTTTACAATTTTACTTGGAAATAATTCTTTTATAAAATTGACGCCATGCATATTTGTTCTTGCAGTTATATAATCTTTATAATCGCTTCCTTTATAAGTACCTATAAAAATATGATCATTCCAGAGCATGACATCTCCGCCTTCGATATGAACTTCTTCCGGCGGACGCACGACTTTTAAAGGATCTATTTGATCAATTACATATTGAATGGCATCCAGTTCACGCTCGCGGTCTGGTAAAATATTAGATTTTATAAAAACATCATCAATTACAAATCCAATATCTCTTGCAAAAATCTGATTGTAATTTTCTATCAATTCGGGGCGGTAAACAGTTACATCATACTTTTGAAACACAGCATTAAAAGCATCCATTTCAGCAGTCATATCTTTTTCGATAGGATATGTTCCTGCTTTAATATGTTCCAATGATTTAGGATCATAGGCTTCTTCTATAGATGGAGTCGGCCCATTATGAACGGCAGAACCCAAAACTACGGCACGCAGTCTTGACGTTTCGTTCTTTACATTTAATTGCAACATAACTTTATTATATTTTGGACAAAGATAAAAAAAGCTTCACAGTTAAGTGAAGCTTTAGTTTTTTATTTATTCGACTTAAAGTCTCTTAAAGGGTGTCCTGTGTAAATTTGTCTAGGTCTTCCAATTGGCTCCTTGTTTTCACGCATTTCTTTCCATTGAGCGATCCAACCTGGTAATCTTCCAATTGCAAACATAACAGTAAACATGTCAGTTGGAATCCCTAAAGCTCTGTAGATAATTCCAGAGTAAAAATCAACATTTGGATATAAGTTTCTTGATTTGAAGTAATCATCTTCAAGAGCTGCTGCTTCTAATTTTTTAGCAATTTCCAAAATCGGATCTTCAACACCCAAAGTTTCTAATACTTCTTTAGCTGCTTTTTTGATGATTTTTGCTCTTGGATCAAAGTTTTTGTAAACTCTGTGACCGAATCCCATTAAACGGAATGGGTCATTTTTGTCTTTTGCTTTCGCCAAAAATTTATCAGTATCACCTCCGTCTTTGTTGATTTCTTCCAACATTTCAAGAACTGCCTGATTTGCTCCACCGTGAAGAGGCCCCCAAAGTGCAGAAACCCCAGCAGAAATTGAAGCAAATAATCCAGCGTGAGAAGAACCTACCATTCTTACTGTAGATGTAGAACAGTTTTGTTCGTGATCTGCATGAAGAATAAATAATTTATCTAAAGCATCCACAACTACTGGATTTGCTGAGTAAGGTCCTGTAGGTAATTTAAACATTAATTGCATAAAATTATCAACATAACCAGTTGTGTTATCGTAATAATTTAATGGATATCCCATAGATTTTCTGTATGTCCATGTAGCAATTACAAGAAATTTACCCATTGTTTTACAAATGGCTTCATACATTTCTTTTTCGTTATCAACATTTACAGCTTTAGGATTAAATGCTGTTAAAGCACTTGTTAAAGCAGATAAAACGCCCATTGGGTGAGCTGTTTTTGGAAAACCATCTATGATATTTTTCATCT contains:
- a CDS encoding arginine deiminase-related protein gives rise to the protein MRQTTNAIVMIRPVAFRMNEQTAVNNYYQKVLDGLLPSTVNAKAQQEFDAFVEKLRAVGVDVTVIEDTLETDTPDSIFPNNWVSFHENGDVALYPMFAENRRQERREDILDTLEEKGFEITNIMDYTSAEEDGIFLEGTGSLLLDRANGKAYCALSPRADEELFIEFCEDFDYAPVIFEAFQTVDGERKLIYHTNVMMCLGETFAVICADCIDDKKERKMVLDNLKQDQKEIILITEAQVNNFAGNMLEVRGNDDKRYIVMSASAHQSLTSKQIAQLENHAEILSSSLDTIEACGGGSARCMMAEVFLPRS
- a CDS encoding UDP-glucose 6-dehydrogenase codes for the protein MKITKICCIGAGYVGGPTMAVIAQKCPHIQVTVVDLNEQRIADWNDPNPENIPIYEPGLSEIVSEARGRNLFFSTDVDKAIDEAQMIFISVNTPTKTYGKGKGMAADLKYIELCARQIARVAKQNKIVVEKSTLPVRTAEAIKSILDNTGNGVQFQILSNPEFLAEGTAVTDLLNPDRILIGGDTTPEGQEAIQALVDVYANWVNIDKILTTNVWSSELSKLTANAFLAQRISSINAMSELCEKTGADVNEVARAIGMDSRIGPKFLKASVGFGGSCFQKDILNLVYIAKSYGLNEVADYWEQVIIMNDHQKRRFSNKIVQTLYNTVADKKITFLGWAFKKDTNDTRESAAIYVADDLINEQAKISVYDPKVSRNKMLSDLNYLETRIADENANALNVFDNAYEACKNSHAIAVLTEWDEFTTYDWKKIYDSMHKPAFVFDGRNILNGKELESIGFVYNGIGS
- a CDS encoding UpxY family transcription antiterminator, which encodes MNWYVVYTKPKWEKKVADKLSQLGIETYCPLITQVKQWSDRKKKIEVPLFNSYVFVQLSDSERNSVFQVAGVVRYLFWLGKPAIVKDQEIEIIKKSLKAPNISDVTVSAIQVGDKIKLESGAFSNQNAIVQEISNSYYTLVLETLGCVLKIKYK
- a CDS encoding CoA-binding protein, which codes for MKSKKTLVIGASTNPERYSYRAVNMLVGKGHSVLAIGQKAGEVAGVKIQTKAIPVKNIDTITLYLNPGRQRDYYNYIIEAKPKRVVFNPGTENPELYQLLELNDIQVEVACTLVLLATNQY
- a CDS encoding tyrosine-protein kinase family protein translates to MLDIKDFSIFENHSNFDFKGFLLKIASYWKWFLISLIIAFTIAYQVNIRKEKIYGMQTMISIKEESNPFFTSNTSLVFNWGGISDQVNGISTILKSRSHNELVVDKLQFYIDYLEQGKYNFIDSYGAVPFYIDIDKSKGQLANTLISIKFLSENEYQIQIPFEGNSVSLITYSTNTYSNTSVQPGNFSKRYKVGEHVNLPFLNWKLQINDNPGFYKGKEYFVKFNDFDGTVAAYRGINVEGDKGSGSLLTLSMQGTNKARMVDYLNSTVKMLIKIQLDGKNQFATNTIRFIDSTLVAMESQLKQTGNELKSFQKDKNIFQIEDGGSKVSDKIMNFDVEKDEVTRKIAYYNSLKSYLNSSNDYSRLPAPSVAGIEDPNIVASVSKLIALSTQRSEMAYAVKSEKIFKDFDNQMEAVKNVLQENIATAKTSLLYDLSLVNAKIGQAESTVRKLPAEQQELLKIKRKYDLNDNIYTEFLQKRNEAEIVKASNLSDIHFIDPAKDIGGGLIGPKTSVNYVMALFLGTLIPLLFVFAIFFINNSIQNTEDISKLTQIPLLGVIGINKDSKSLAVFDKPKSALSEAFRGIRSSLQFLYKKQQVSGSKTLMITSSISGEGKTFCSINIATVFALSEKKTVIVGLDLRKPRLADEFELTTPLGVVNYLIKQNSLEEITNSTQIPNLDVILSGPIPPNPSELILSDAMKELIDELKQKYDYVILDTPPVGLVADSLELVQFADVTLYIVRQNYTKKEMITLLNTRIKRGELNNVSIVLNGYENKAKYGTAYGYGYGYGAYSNGYHEEEVKIGFWQTLLNRFRKS
- a CDS encoding SDR family oxidoreductase — protein: MENTAKNIILITGGAGFIGSNLTEYFLKCGHKVICLDNFSTGHRHNLKDFLDNPDFKLIEGDIRNLEDCNVAVEGVDYVLHQAALGSVPRSIKDPITTNDVNVSGFLNMLTAARDAKVKRFVYAASSSTYGDSEGLPKVEEVIGKPLSPYAITKYVNELYAEIFSKTYGLETIGLRYFNVFGRKQDPNGAYAAVIPKFVMQFMNYESPIINGDGNYSRDFTYIDNVIQMNELAMTSQNPEAVNSVYNTAFGDRNTLNDLVKYLKEYLSEFDPKINDVQVVYGENRAGDIPHSLASIEKAKKVLGYNPKYSLQDGLKEAVEWYWNNLK
- the recR gene encoding recombination mediator RecR, with protein sequence MEFSSKLIEKAVNEMSQLPGIGKRTALRLVLHLLKQPKEQTSFLSQALLNMREDIKFCESCHNISDTKICEICANHLRNHETICVVEDIRDVMAIENTGQFKGIYHVLGGKISPIEGVGPNQLNISSLVEKVKSGKVVEIIFALSSTMEGDTTNFYIYKQIGNSDIVISTIARGISVGDELEYADEVTLGRSILHRVPFEKTFKNN
- a CDS encoding polysaccharide biosynthesis/export family protein, whose amino-acid sequence is MTKNSFYLFLLISVLFTSCIPIKDLVYLQDKSTSSEQSSIAAVESKPYRLQVNDVLSVTIKAIDPKLVSIFNTTNTVDGAQTSKSESGLYFDGFTVDDHGNIRMPILGEINVIGYTLDEVRVKIEKKLLEEYFKSEANIFVTVKLAGFRYTINGEVGSTGTKTLFKDNVTILEAIANAGDITTVGNRKSVTVIRQTPTGVQMNDIDLTDINVMKSPYYYLQPNDYIYVKPLRQKTWGTGQTGIQSIGTIITLLSLATTVYLIIKN
- a CDS encoding citrate synthase, which encodes MSKIATLEIDGKKIELPVITGSENESAIDINKLRDLTGFITIDPGYKNSGSCKSEITFLDGELGILRYRGYSIEDLAEKASFLEVSYLLIFGELPTAQELEQFENGIKKHTLVNEEMKNIIDGFPKTAHPMGVLSALTSALTAFNPKAVNVDNEKEMYEAICKTMGKFLVIATWTYRKSMGYPLNYYDNTTGYVDNFMQLMFKLPTGPYSANPVVVDALDKLFILHADHEQNCSTSTVRMVGSSHAGLFASISAGVSALWGPLHGGANQAVLEMLEEINKDGGDTDKFLAKAKDKNDPFRLMGFGHRVYKNFDPRAKIIKKAAKEVLETLGVEDPILEIAKKLEAAALEDDYFKSRNLYPNVDFYSGIIYRALGIPTDMFTVMFAIGRLPGWIAQWKEMRENKEPIGRPRQIYTGHPLRDFKSNK
- a CDS encoding MarC family NAAT transporter, coding for MELFIYLFAALFSVLNPIGTVPIFVGLTQHDSQKERSRISLWTAINVFIILLVSYFIGQYVLTFFGISIDALRIAGGIVIVNSGFSLLSGKFNKKRGINKKIENEAQQRNDIALTPLAIPMLAGPGSMSLLIAFYQEHHEIHEIIISSLAILAIAVAIFVILKSAHYLARILGASGIVAISRIVGFIVISIGIQYIVSSIVNIIKGNLM
- a CDS encoding amidinotransferase — its product is MLQLNVKNETSRLRAVVLGSAVHNGPTPSIEEAYDPKSLEHIKAGTYPIEKDMTAEMDAFNAVFQKYDVTVYRPELIENYNQIFARDIGFVIDDVFIKSNILPDRERELDAIQYVIDQIDPLKVVRPPEEVHIEGGDVMLWNDHIFIGTYKGSDYKDYITARTNMHGVNFIKELFPSKIVKEFDLVKSKLEARDNALHLDCCFQPVGKDKGIIYKRGFREEADYLYLVNLFGKENLFHIEREEMYNMFSNVFSIDKDIVVSEKNFTRLNNWLRSNGFTVEEIPYAEIAKQEGLLRCSTLPLIRD